In Kitasatospora gansuensis, a genomic segment contains:
- a CDS encoding HD domain-containing protein, producing MIADQTAGAHPAVQRLFADAIAEFEDGTTPEARCARDADKLDCLLRALEYRAGGVPAVQGKIDRCRTALTTAAARQIADAALRLSPTDWQYTEA from the coding sequence GTGATCGCCGATCAGACCGCGGGCGCCCACCCGGCTGTCCAGAGACTCTTCGCCGACGCCATCGCCGAGTTCGAGGACGGCACGACCCCGGAAGCACGCTGCGCCCGGGACGCCGACAAACTCGACTGCCTGCTGCGCGCCCTGGAATACCGGGCCGGCGGCGTTCCAGCGGTCCAGGGCAAGATCGACCGGTGTCGCACGGCCCTCACCACTGCCGCTGCCCGACAGATCGCCGACGCCGCACTGCGCCTCTCCCCCACCGACTGGCAGTACACAGAAGCCTGA
- a CDS encoding VOC family protein, protein MSSIKQVQVTFDCASPERVARFWCEALGYVPVAPPEGFADWDEYNGTLPPEDRDKWFVASDPTGAGPRLYFQRVPEGKVAKNRVHLDVRAGTGLVGAERLATLQAESDRLVALGASVVQVLLADEENESCISMQDVEGNEFCLD, encoded by the coding sequence ATGTCATCGATCAAGCAGGTCCAGGTCACCTTCGACTGTGCGTCGCCCGAGCGCGTGGCGCGCTTCTGGTGCGAGGCGCTGGGGTACGTCCCGGTGGCGCCGCCCGAGGGGTTTGCGGACTGGGACGAGTACAACGGGACTCTCCCGCCCGAGGACCGGGACAAGTGGTTCGTCGCCAGCGATCCCACGGGGGCGGGCCCGCGGCTGTACTTCCAGCGGGTTCCCGAGGGCAAGGTCGCCAAGAACCGGGTGCATCTGGACGTCCGGGCGGGCACCGGGCTGGTCGGGGCGGAGCGCCTGGCCACGCTGCAGGCCGAGAGCGACCGTCTGGTCGCGCTCGGAGCGTCGGTGGTGCAGGTGCTGCTCGCCGACGAGGAGAACGAGTCGTGCATCTCGATGCAGGACGTCGAGGGCAACGAGTTCTGCCTCGACTGA